From the Roseateles sp. XES5 genome, one window contains:
- a CDS encoding carboxymuconolactone decarboxylase family protein, producing the protein MSARMTDYFKRAEPAFKAMFALEAALKASPLEASLLHLIKLRASQINGCAYCIHMHVGEALKDGEDPMRLHLLAGWRDSSLYTERERAALAWTEALTLVAETGAPDADWHAVQAAFTPDEQAWLPLAIGAINVWNRVQVGFRAEHPVDKRHAA; encoded by the coding sequence ATGTCCGCCCGCATGACCGATTATTTCAAACGCGCCGAACCCGCCTTCAAGGCGATGTTCGCCCTGGAAGCCGCCCTGAAAGCCAGCCCGCTGGAGGCGAGCCTGCTGCATCTCATCAAGTTGCGCGCCTCGCAGATCAACGGCTGCGCCTATTGCATCCATATGCATGTCGGCGAGGCGCTGAAGGACGGCGAAGATCCGATGCGGCTGCACCTCCTCGCCGGCTGGCGCGATTCCTCGCTCTACACCGAACGGGAACGGGCGGCTCTTGCCTGGACGGAAGCCCTGACTCTGGTGGCCGAAACGGGTGCGCCCGACGCGGACTGGCACGCCGTTCAGGCCGCCTTCACGCCCGATGAACAGGCCTGGCTGCCGCTCGCCATCGGCGCGATCAATGTCTGGAACCGGGTGCAGGTCGGCTTCCGCGCGGAGCATCCGGTCGACAAGCGCCATGCGGCCTGA
- a CDS encoding sigma-70 family RNA polymerase sigma factor — MRPDPATEIFETQRPRLLRLAYRMLGSRAEAEDMVQEAWLRWHRSDREAVAEPAAWLTRIVSRLCLDAMKSARARRETYPGTWLPEPLIEPADEDTRADNITLTLMVALERLSPLERAAFLLHDVFDQPLDTVAATLQRSPAATRQLAARARAHVRIDQPRYEIPRKEGEALARAFFQACRAGDAAALGAMLAADVTLRSDGGGKVLTFPNAIHGVDRLIRLYLGLARKPGPQMEFLGHAVIDGLPGFVSRVGGHVQTTAVEIADGRIAAIYITRNPDKLTSLTG, encoded by the coding sequence ATGCGGCCTGATCCGGCCACCGAGATTTTCGAGACGCAGCGGCCCCGGCTGTTGCGTCTTGCCTACCGCATGCTGGGCTCGCGCGCCGAGGCCGAGGACATGGTGCAGGAGGCCTGGCTGCGCTGGCACCGCAGCGACCGCGAAGCGGTGGCCGAACCCGCGGCATGGCTCACCCGCATCGTCTCGCGCCTCTGCCTCGATGCGATGAAATCCGCCCGCGCGCGGCGCGAGACCTATCCCGGCACGTGGCTGCCCGAACCGCTGATCGAGCCGGCGGATGAGGACACACGCGCCGACAACATCACGCTCACGCTCATGGTGGCGCTGGAGCGGCTGTCGCCGCTGGAACGCGCGGCGTTCCTGCTGCACGACGTCTTCGACCAGCCGCTCGACACCGTGGCGGCGACGCTGCAACGCAGTCCCGCGGCGACCCGGCAGCTTGCGGCGCGGGCGCGCGCGCATGTGCGGATCGACCAGCCGCGGTATGAAATTCCGCGCAAGGAGGGCGAAGCGCTGGCACGGGCCTTCTTCCAAGCCTGCCGTGCGGGTGACGCGGCGGCGCTCGGTGCGATGCTGGCGGCGGACGTGACGCTGCGCTCGGACGGCGGCGGCAAAGTTCTCACCTTCCCGAACGCCATCCACGGCGTCGACCGCCTCATCCGCCTTTATCTCGGGCTGGCGCGCAAGCCGGGTCCGCAGATGGAATTCCTGGGTCATGCCGTCATAGACGGCCTGCCCGGTTTCGTGAGCCGCGTCGGCGGCCACGTGCAGACGACCGCCGTGGAGATCGCCGATGGCCGCATCGCCGCCATCTACATCACGCGCAATCCGGACAAGCTGACCAGCTTGACCGGCTAG
- a CDS encoding methylated-DNA--[protein]-cysteine S-methyltransferase encodes MTGKTHYLIFDTAGGPCGIAWTVAGVVRFQLPGEDAATTRRLLLRHLPEAEAAEPPPAVTRAVAAAQRYFAGEEADFTDVPLDLAGQSDFFRSVYDAARRVHWGETTTYGTLARDLGAGPEMARDVGQAMAKNPVALIIPCHRVLAAGNRIGGFSAPGGSTSKVKMLALEGISFAPPEPAQQSFGF; translated from the coding sequence ATGACCGGCAAGACCCACTACCTGATCTTCGACACCGCGGGCGGCCCCTGTGGCATCGCCTGGACGGTGGCGGGCGTCGTGCGCTTCCAGTTGCCGGGCGAGGACGCCGCCACCACGCGCCGTCTGCTGCTGCGCCATCTGCCCGAGGCGGAAGCCGCCGAGCCGCCGCCGGCCGTTACCCGCGCCGTCGCGGCCGCGCAGCGTTACTTCGCCGGTGAGGAAGCCGATTTCACCGATGTTCCGCTCGATCTCGCCGGCCAGAGCGATTTCTTCCGCTCGGTCTACGACGCCGCGCGGCGCGTGCACTGGGGCGAGACGACGACCTATGGCACACTCGCCCGCGATCTCGGCGCAGGCCCGGAAATGGCCCGCGACGTCGGCCAGGCCATGGCGAAGAACCCCGTCGCCCTCATCATTCCCTGCCACCGTGTGCTCGCCGCCGGCAACAGGATCGGCGGCTTCTCCGCCCCGGGCGGCTCGACGTCCAAGGTGAAGATGCTGGCGCTCGAAGGCATCTCCTTCGCCCCGCCGGAGCCGGCGCAACAGTCGTTCGGTTTCTAG
- a CDS encoding succinylglutamate desuccinylase/aspartoacylase family protein, which yields MERSEIIIGGDTAGIEWRVPVFRFKGSDATAPSVYIQAALHANELPGTALCHFLLERLRKAEAEGAIFGDITVVPQANSIGLAQYHFGEMEGRFDLGSRTNFNRDFPLVALAERETLLEGLERRSAADRLKRTLLHRALGADLVLDLHCDDESLQYAYIDEAFWPEAADLASALDMEAVFLSDGESSAFEEAVGHAFKHQGGDRLKRVPGRLSVTVELRGRRDVYPDMAKRDAEGLWAFLTGRGVVTDAAHEARPYAGPAVPLDNIEMVRAPEPGTVLFHRTIGEQVKAGDLLATLIVRPGEPDGTIAVKAGHDGLIATRSSARYARRGDDLMKLACHEATRKDRKPGTLED from the coding sequence ATGGAGCGCTCGGAGATCATCATCGGCGGCGATACGGCGGGCATCGAATGGCGCGTGCCGGTCTTCCGCTTCAAGGGCAGCGATGCGACGGCACCGTCGGTCTATATCCAGGCGGCGCTGCACGCCAACGAACTGCCCGGCACCGCGCTCTGCCATTTCCTGCTGGAACGGCTGCGCAAGGCGGAGGCGGAAGGCGCGATCTTCGGCGACATCACCGTCGTGCCGCAGGCCAATTCCATCGGCCTTGCCCAGTATCATTTCGGCGAGATGGAAGGCCGGTTCGACCTCGGCTCGCGCACCAACTTCAACCGCGACTTTCCGCTGGTGGCGCTTGCCGAACGCGAAACACTGCTCGAAGGCCTTGAGCGCCGCAGCGCCGCCGACCGGCTGAAACGCACGCTGCTGCACAGGGCGCTCGGCGCGGACCTCGTCCTGGACCTGCACTGCGACGACGAATCCCTGCAATATGCCTATATCGACGAGGCCTTCTGGCCGGAGGCGGCGGACCTTGCGAGCGCGCTCGACATGGAAGCCGTCTTCCTCTCGGACGGCGAAAGCAGCGCCTTCGAGGAGGCTGTCGGCCATGCCTTCAAGCATCAGGGTGGCGACAGGCTGAAGCGCGTGCCGGGCCGTCTTTCCGTCACCGTCGAACTGCGCGGCCGGCGCGACGTCTATCCCGACATGGCGAAGCGCGATGCGGAGGGTCTCTGGGCCTTCCTCACCGGGCGCGGCGTCGTTACTGACGCGGCCCATGAGGCAAGGCCCTATGCCGGCCCGGCCGTGCCGCTCGACAATATCGAGATGGTGCGCGCCCCCGAACCCGGCACCGTGCTCTTCCACCGCACCATCGGCGAACAGGTGAAGGCCGGCGACCTGCTGGCGACGCTGATCGTCCGTCCGGGCGAGCCCGACGGCACGATCGCCGTCAAGGCTGGCCATGACGGGCTGATCGCCACCCGCAGCTCCGCCCGCTATGCCCGGCGCGGCGATGACCTGATGAAGCTCGCCTGCCACGAGGCGACGCGCAAGGACCGCAAGCCGGGCACGCTGGAAGACTGA
- a CDS encoding phosphatidylserine/phosphatidylglycerophosphate/cardiolipin synthase family protein — protein MFETLSTYWPHILVALSIILGVPAAIHATMTKEEVRAAIGWVGVIVLSPVVGALIYAVGGINRIRRKTLNLSREGLLAAGWHHMAEYDVTNEHVQVTYGGAVAAMQRLGDAVGRCKLTSGNRIAILETGDAAYAAMLAAIDTAERSIFMETYIFDRDGAGDRFVRALSAAVARGVAVRVLIDAVGARYSIPSIVSELKRANVPVDIFNGNIVMGLRLPYANLRTHRKILIVDGSVAFTGGLNIRAGFCTEFSGDLAALDTHFRVTGPVVSDLFRIAYEDWRFSGGDDLSSEAWQIAAPPDAPESGMLARVVPSGPDKSLETNHRMLMGAVSVAKKHIRIMSPYFLPDRELISAIVTAARRGVEIDIVVPSSNNLKLVDLAMTAQFDQLLKYGCHIWRASGAFNHSKLTVIDGVWSYVGSSNIDPRSLRLNFEVDIEVVDCDFADRIERRIATALSQAEEVKLEDLKARPFAQRLVERVTWLGSPYL, from the coding sequence ATGTTTGAGACGCTTTCGACCTACTGGCCGCATATTCTCGTCGCGCTGTCGATCATCCTCGGCGTGCCGGCCGCCATCCATGCGACCATGACGAAGGAAGAGGTGCGCGCGGCCATCGGCTGGGTCGGCGTCATCGTGCTGTCGCCGGTCGTCGGCGCGCTGATCTATGCCGTCGGCGGCATCAACCGCATCCGCCGCAAGACGCTGAACCTCAGCCGCGAAGGCCTGCTGGCCGCCGGCTGGCACCACATGGCGGAATACGACGTCACCAACGAGCATGTGCAGGTGACCTATGGCGGAGCGGTTGCCGCCATGCAGCGGCTCGGCGATGCCGTCGGACGCTGCAAGCTCACCTCCGGCAACCGCATCGCGATCCTCGAGACCGGCGACGCGGCCTATGCGGCCATGCTTGCGGCCATCGACACCGCCGAACGCTCCATCTTCATGGAAACCTATATCTTCGACCGCGACGGTGCGGGCGACCGCTTCGTCAGGGCGCTTTCGGCGGCCGTGGCACGCGGCGTCGCGGTGCGCGTGCTGATCGATGCGGTCGGCGCGCGCTATTCCATTCCCTCCATCGTCTCGGAACTGAAGCGGGCGAATGTGCCGGTCGACATCTTCAACGGCAACATCGTCATGGGCCTGCGCCTGCCCTATGCGAACCTGCGCACCCACCGCAAGATCCTGATCGTCGACGGCAGCGTGGCCTTCACCGGCGGGCTCAACATCCGCGCCGGTTTCTGCACCGAGTTCTCCGGCGATCTGGCGGCACTCGACACGCATTTCCGCGTTACCGGCCCCGTCGTCAGCGACCTCTTCCGCATCGCCTACGAGGACTGGCGCTTTTCCGGCGGCGACGACCTTTCCAGCGAGGCCTGGCAGATCGCGGCGCCGCCGGACGCGCCGGAAAGCGGCATGCTCGCCCGCGTCGTACCCTCGGGGCCTGACAAGAGTCTCGAGACGAACCACCGCATGCTGATGGGCGCCGTTTCCGTCGCCAAGAAGCACATCCGCATCATGTCACCCTATTTCCTGCCCGACCGCGAATTGATCAGCGCCATCGTGACGGCGGCCCGGCGCGGGGTGGAGATCGACATCGTCGTGCCCTCCTCCAACAATCTCAAGCTGGTCGATCTCGCCATGACCGCGCAGTTCGACCAACTCCTGAAATACGGTTGCCACATCTGGCGCGCCTCGGGCGCTTTCAACCATTCCAAGCTGACGGTCATCGACGGCGTCTGGTCCTATGTCGGCTCCTCCAACATCGACCCGCGCTCGCTGCGGCTGAACTTCGAGGTGGATATCGAGGTGGTGGACTGCGACTTCGCAGACCGCATCGAAAGACGCATCGCGACGGCGCTCTCGCAAGCCGAGGAGGTGAAGCTGGAGGACCTGAAAGCCCGCCCCTTCGCCCAGCGCCTCGTCGAGCGCGTCACATGGCTTGGCTCACCCTATCTGTAA
- a CDS encoding endonuclease/exonuclease/phosphatase family protein, translated as MDRNEKIASAALLSAIRNRRGHRPPESNRPGDTVIASYNVHKCVGVDRRFDPERTASVIAEIDADIIAIQEADKRFGERTGLLNLEALERECGFVPVPITALSSTGHGWHGNMIMIRKGAVGGVRQLKLPGVEPRGALVVTLDLPAGKLRLVAAHFGLLKRSREQQAMAILASVAEEEQMPTLLVGDLNEWRVGRRSSLSRLQPTFDPASGAVPSFPSRFPVLALDRALGHPHDLVTSVEVHDTPLARVASDHLPIKAHIDLQVVWERALAVTDRVSQAM; from the coding sequence TTGGACAGGAATGAAAAGATCGCGTCGGCCGCGCTGCTTTCGGCCATTCGCAACCGCCGCGGCCACCGTCCGCCGGAAAGCAATCGCCCGGGCGATACCGTGATCGCCTCCTACAACGTGCATAAATGCGTCGGCGTCGATCGGCGCTTCGATCCCGAGCGCACGGCGAGCGTGATCGCCGAGATCGATGCCGACATCATCGCCATCCAGGAAGCCGACAAGCGCTTCGGCGAACGCACGGGCCTCTTGAACCTCGAAGCACTGGAGCGCGAATGCGGCTTCGTGCCGGTGCCGATCACAGCGCTGTCCTCCACCGGTCATGGCTGGCACGGCAACATGATCATGATCCGCAAGGGGGCGGTCGGCGGCGTGCGGCAGTTGAAGCTGCCCGGCGTCGAGCCGCGCGGCGCCCTGGTCGTGACGCTCGACCTGCCGGCCGGCAAGCTCCGGCTCGTCGCCGCCCATTTCGGCCTGCTCAAGCGCTCGCGCGAGCAGCAGGCCATGGCGATCCTCGCGTCCGTCGCCGAGGAGGAACAGATGCCCACCCTTCTCGTCGGCGATCTCAACGAATGGCGCGTCGGTCGCCGGTCCTCGCTCTCGCGCCTCCAGCCGACCTTCGATCCCGCCTCCGGTGCGGTACCGAGCTTTCCCTCGCGCTTTCCCGTTCTGGCGCTCGACCGGGCGCTGGGCCATCCGCACGATCTCGTCACATCCGTCGAGGTGCACGACACGCCGCTTGCTCGCGTCGCATCCGATCACCTGCCGATCAAGGCGCATATCGATCTGCAGGTGGTGTGGGAACGCGCGCTTGCGGTTACAGATAGGGTGAGCCAAGCCATGTGA
- a CDS encoding Lrp/AsnC family transcriptional regulator, whose amino-acid sequence MDKRTGDELALDQTDRRIIRLLVEDAGLSNNQLAEKVGLSPAPLSRRLARLEASGVIRHTVIVDPRAAGIGFQAFLEVTLERTAPRVGERFIDLVRRMPEVVECHTVAGDFDFLLKIAVKDVADYRRLLWSEFERIGEIKTLRSTILLDSPKMQVSALP is encoded by the coding sequence ATGGACAAGCGGACGGGCGACGAACTGGCCCTGGACCAGACGGACCGGCGCATCATCCGCCTGCTCGTGGAGGATGCCGGGCTCTCCAACAACCAGCTTGCGGAGAAGGTCGGCCTGTCGCCCGCTCCCCTCTCGCGCCGGCTGGCGCGGCTCGAAGCCAGCGGCGTGATCCGCCACACCGTCATCGTCGATCCGCGCGCCGCCGGCATCGGTTTCCAGGCCTTCCTGGAGGTGACGCTGGAGCGCACGGCCCCGCGCGTCGGCGAGCGTTTCATCGATCTCGTGCGGCGCATGCCCGAGGTGGTGGAGTGCCATACCGTCGCCGGAGACTTCGATTTTCTCCTGAAGATCGCGGTCAAGGACGTCGCCGATTACCGGCGGCTGCTGTGGAGTGAATTCGAGCGGATCGGCGAGATCAAGACGCTGCGCTCGACCATCCTGCTCGACAGTCCCAAGATGCAGGTGAGCGCGCTTCCCTGA
- a CDS encoding amino acid aminotransferase, whose protein sequence is MFDALTRQPDDPLLALIGLFRADERAGKVDLGVGVYRDETGATPIFRAVKEAERRLVETQPTKAYVGPEGDPVFLDRLWALTTGEAGKGRATAALQTPGGSGALRLAADLMARMGTKGIWLGLPSWPNHASIFKAAGLEVVTYPFFDIPAQTVLFDRMMEALSGAATGDAVLLHASCHNPTGANLSADQWRAVSALIAEKGLLPLVDIAYQGYGRGLEEDAEGLRTLLAAVPEALVAVSCSKSFGLYRERTGAIYAACSNPETALSVRTNLAALARTSYSMPPDHGAAIVSTILGDEALTADWKAEIESMRLRITSIRERLAAGLSKRWQVLTAVREQEGMFSLLPLEEADVLKLRAEHAIYMPTSGRINIAGLKSAEVDAVIEKFLSL, encoded by the coding sequence ATGTTCGACGCCCTTACCCGCCAGCCCGACGATCCGTTGCTTGCCCTCATCGGCCTTTTCCGGGCGGACGAGCGCGCCGGCAAGGTCGACCTCGGCGTCGGCGTCTATCGCGATGAAACGGGCGCGACGCCGATCTTCCGTGCGGTGAAGGAAGCCGAACGCCGCCTCGTCGAGACGCAGCCGACCAAGGCCTATGTCGGCCCGGAAGGCGACCCGGTGTTCCTCGATCGCCTCTGGGCGCTGACGACGGGTGAAGCCGGCAAGGGCCGCGCCACCGCCGCCCTCCAGACGCCGGGCGGCTCGGGCGCCTTGCGCCTTGCCGCCGACCTGATGGCGCGCATGGGCACGAAGGGTATCTGGCTCGGCCTGCCGAGCTGGCCGAACCATGCCAGCATCTTCAAGGCCGCGGGCCTCGAGGTGGTCACCTATCCCTTCTTCGACATCCCCGCGCAGACCGTTCTCTTCGACCGCATGATGGAAGCGCTGTCGGGCGCGGCCACCGGCGATGCCGTGCTGCTGCATGCAAGCTGCCACAATCCGACCGGCGCGAACCTTTCCGCCGACCAGTGGCGTGCAGTGTCCGCCCTCATTGCGGAAAAGGGCCTGCTGCCCCTCGTCGACATCGCCTACCAGGGTTATGGCCGTGGCCTGGAGGAAGACGCCGAAGGCCTGCGCACGCTGCTTGCCGCCGTGCCGGAAGCGCTCGTCGCCGTCTCCTGCTCGAAGTCCTTCGGTCTCTACCGCGAGCGCACCGGCGCGATCTACGCCGCCTGCAGCAACCCCGAGACCGCGCTCTCCGTGCGCACCAATCTCGCCGCGCTTGCCCGCACCAGCTATTCCATGCCGCCGGATCATGGCGCGGCCATCGTCAGCACGATCCTCGGTGACGAGGCGCTGACGGCCGACTGGAAAGCGGAGATCGAGAGCATGCGCCTGCGCATCACCTCGATCCGCGAGCGCCTTGCCGCCGGCCTTTCCAAGCGCTGGCAGGTTCTGACGGCCGTGCGCGAGCAGGAGGGCATGTTCTCGCTGCTGCCGCTCGAAGAGGCGGACGTGCTGAAGCTGCGTGCCGAGCACGCCATCTACATGCCGACCTCCGGCCGCATCAACATCGCCGGCCTGAAGTCGGCCGAGGTCGATGCCGTCATCGAAAAGTTCCTGAGCCTCTGA
- a CDS encoding YitT family protein, which translates to MSADTAAQPERHSAYEDVIAILVGTLFMALGVVIYTKAVLLAGSTAGLALLLQYATGIGFWWLFFAINLPFYILAVRKLGWAFTLRTFAAVTLVSIFTRFTSDLIAFSHLNPLYAAVIGGALSGTGLLILFRHRTGLGGINVLAIYLQDRFGLRAGYFQLAVDLAILSAAFFVIPLDRLALSVLGAVVVNMTLAINHRPGRYLGVT; encoded by the coding sequence ATGTCGGCCGATACAGCAGCGCAGCCCGAGCGCCATTCCGCCTATGAGGACGTGATCGCCATCCTCGTCGGCACCCTGTTCATGGCGCTCGGCGTGGTGATCTACACCAAGGCGGTGCTGCTTGCCGGCAGCACCGCGGGCCTCGCGCTGCTCCTGCAATATGCGACGGGCATCGGTTTCTGGTGGCTGTTCTTCGCCATCAACCTGCCCTTCTACATCCTTGCCGTGCGGAAGCTCGGCTGGGCCTTCACGTTGCGCACCTTCGCCGCCGTGACGCTCGTCTCGATCTTCACGCGCTTCACGTCGGACCTCATCGCCTTCTCCCATCTCAATCCGCTCTACGCGGCCGTGATCGGCGGGGCGCTGTCCGGCACGGGCCTGCTCATCCTCTTTCGCCACCGCACGGGCCTTGGCGGCATCAACGTTCTGGCGATCTACCTGCAGGACCGTTTCGGCCTGCGCGCCGGCTATTTCCAGCTCGCGGTCGATCTTGCCATCCTTTCGGCTGCCTTCTTCGTGATCCCGCTCGACCGCCTCGCCCTGTCCGTGCTCGGCGCCGTCGTCGTCAACATGACGCTCGCCATCAACCATCGCCCCGGCCGTTATCTCGGGGTGACGTGA
- a CDS encoding ArsC family reductase, giving the protein MTVTIYGIKNCDTMKKARTWLDARGVAYTFHDYKAEGVDEASLVRWVDALGWETVLNRAGTTFRALPEADRQGLDGKKAIALMLAQPSMIKRPILDRNGALTAGFKPDIYETLF; this is encoded by the coding sequence GTGACCGTCACGATCTACGGTATCAAGAACTGCGACACGATGAAGAAGGCCCGCACCTGGCTCGACGCCAGGGGCGTCGCCTACACATTCCACGACTACAAGGCGGAAGGCGTCGACGAAGCGAGCCTCGTGCGCTGGGTCGATGCGCTCGGCTGGGAAACCGTGCTGAACCGCGCCGGCACCACCTTCCGCGCCCTCCCCGAGGCCGACAGGCAGGGCCTCGACGGGAAGAAGGCGATCGCACTGATGCTCGCCCAGCCCTCGATGATCAAACGCCCGATCCTCGACCGGAACGGCGCGCTGACGGCCGGCTTCAAGCCCGATATCTACGAAACGCTGTTCTAG
- a CDS encoding NlpC/P60 family protein produces the protein MNALPDRRLNAFRPDLAERALEGTVPAERYVTGTPARLAVPVADLRPRPDAGAGIDTQLLFGEGVHVLDRADGWAWVKSDFDGYVGYLQETALAAPGAPATHVVAVPRTFAYTGADLRAPTAFALSIGSRLIVVGESETRGTRYVTLEGGQSVIAGHCLPVGGAVGDDYVALAGRFLETPYLWGGRSGFGLDCSALVQLSMMMTGRRAPRDSDMQAAGLGTPIEREELRRGDLVFWKGHVAIMEDEVTIIHANGHTMSVAREPLAAAIERTGYLYQQPTGYRRPI, from the coding sequence ATGAACGCCCTGCCAGACCGTCGCCTCAATGCCTTTCGCCCCGACCTTGCGGAGAGGGCCCTGGAGGGCACCGTTCCGGCGGAGCGCTATGTAACGGGCACGCCCGCCCGCCTCGCGGTGCCCGTCGCCGATCTGCGGCCCCGGCCGGATGCGGGCGCCGGCATCGACACGCAACTGCTGTTCGGCGAGGGCGTGCATGTGCTCGACCGGGCAGACGGCTGGGCCTGGGTGAAATCCGATTTCGACGGCTATGTCGGCTATCTCCAGGAAACGGCGCTGGCTGCCCCCGGCGCGCCCGCGACCCATGTCGTCGCCGTGCCGCGCACCTTCGCCTATACCGGTGCGGACCTGCGCGCACCAACGGCCTTCGCCCTTTCCATCGGCAGCCGCCTGATCGTCGTCGGCGAGAGCGAGACGCGGGGCACGCGCTACGTCACGCTGGAAGGCGGTCAGTCCGTCATCGCCGGCCACTGCCTGCCTGTCGGCGGAGCGGTGGGCGACGACTATGTGGCGCTTGCCGGCCGTTTTCTCGAAACGCCCTATCTCTGGGGCGGCCGTTCCGGCTTCGGGCTCGATTGCTCGGCGCTGGTGCAGCTTTCCATGATGATGACCGGACGGCGCGCGCCGCGCGATTCCGACATGCAGGCCGCCGGCCTCGGCACGCCCATCGAACGCGAGGAGCTGCGCCGCGGCGACCTCGTCTTCTGGAAGGGCCATGTGGCGATCATGGAAGACGAGGTGACCATCATCCACGCCAATGGCCACACGATGAGCGTCGCCCGCGAGCCGCTGGCCGCCGCCATCGAGCGCACCGGCTACCTCTACCAGCAGCCGACGGGCTACCGTCGCCCCATCTAG
- a CDS encoding MarR family transcriptional regulator, with protein MPVDLSPSQALGLWHEVTLDQVREDGRDLTLRQLAILLEIYLVPPPHTVRGLAAKLGVTKPVITRALDTMGEQGLVTRLRDERDRRNVIIKRTVEGALYLERLGDVIIAKARAQKP; from the coding sequence GTGCCGGTAGATTTGAGCCCATCGCAGGCCCTCGGCCTCTGGCATGAGGTCACGCTGGACCAGGTGCGCGAGGACGGACGCGACCTGACGCTCCGCCAGCTCGCCATCCTGCTCGAGATCTACCTCGTGCCGCCGCCCCATACGGTGCGCGGGCTGGCCGCCAAGCTCGGCGTCACCAAACCCGTCATCACTCGGGCGCTGGACACGATGGGCGAGCAGGGTCTCGTCACCCGCCTGCGCGACGAGCGGGACCGCCGCAACGTCATCATCAAGCGCACCGTGGAGGGCGCGCTCTATCTCGAACGCCTTGGCGATGTTATCATTGCCAAGGCCCGCGCCCAGAAGCCGTGA
- a CDS encoding M17 family metallopeptidase produces MAPFQFIDRPSPFNTKNGKTLPIFAITPAHIETGTIDPIALDWARKAGFKAEAGGLLMVPTADGHLGGALFGLGKNPSDAPFLTGKLARTLPAGDWHIETAPLTANRLALGYGLGSYRFERYKASASEAPTLLIPGDADATDIKRQLAGVFLARDLVNTPTNDMGPEALEDVFRALGEHYKAKVSVITGDDLLKENFPLIHTVGRASAQAPRLLELTWGKKGHKRVTLVGKGVCFDTGGLDIKPSASMLLMKKDMGGAANVMGLALMIMDAKLKVDLRVLLPVVENSISANAFRPGDIYRSRKGLTVQIDNTDAEGRLILADALAYADEEDADLIVDMATLTGAARVALGPDLPPFFTDDDDLAHDLTEASLAVDDPMWRMPLYMGYDKDVSARIADLTNAPAGGMAGSITAALFLKRFVTRNRRWAHFDIYAWAQAERPHSPVGGEAQAIRALYHHLRHATA; encoded by the coding sequence ATGGCCCCCTTCCAGTTCATCGACCGGCCCTCTCCCTTCAACACGAAGAACGGCAAGACCCTGCCGATCTTCGCGATCACGCCGGCGCATATCGAGACGGGAACCATCGATCCGATCGCGCTCGACTGGGCGCGAAAGGCCGGCTTCAAGGCAGAGGCGGGCGGGCTGCTGATGGTGCCGACGGCGGACGGCCATCTCGGCGGCGCGCTGTTCGGCCTCGGCAAGAACCCGTCCGACGCGCCCTTCCTGACCGGCAAGCTCGCGCGCACGCTGCCGGCGGGCGACTGGCACATCGAGACGGCGCCGCTGACGGCGAACCGGCTGGCGCTCGGCTACGGTCTCGGCAGCTACCGCTTCGAACGCTACAAGGCCTCGGCCTCCGAGGCGCCGACGCTCCTCATCCCGGGCGATGCCGACGCCACCGACATCAAGCGCCAGCTCGCCGGCGTCTTCCTGGCCCGCGACCTCGTCAACACGCCCACCAACGACATGGGACCGGAAGCGCTGGAAGACGTATTCCGTGCGCTTGGCGAGCACTACAAGGCCAAGGTCTCTGTCATCACCGGCGACGATCTCCTGAAGGAGAACTTCCCGCTCATCCACACGGTCGGCCGCGCCTCCGCGCAGGCGCCGCGCCTCCTGGAGCTCACCTGGGGCAAGAAGGGCCACAAGCGCGTGACGCTTGTCGGCAAGGGTGTCTGCTTCGATACGGGCGGCCTCGACATCAAGCCTTCCGCCTCGATGCTTCTCATGAAGAAGGACATGGGCGGGGCGGCGAATGTCATGGGTCTTGCCCTGATGATCATGGATGCCAAGCTGAAGGTGGACCTGCGCGTGCTGCTGCCGGTCGTCGAGAATTCCATCTCGGCCAATGCCTTCCGTCCCGGCGACATCTACAGGAGCCGCAAGGGCCTGACGGTGCAGATCGACAATACGGATGCCGAAGGACGCCTGATCCTCGCCGACGCGCTCGCCTATGCGGACGAGGAGGATGCCGACCTCATCGTCGACATGGCGACGCTGACGGGCGCTGCCCGCGTCGCGCTCGGTCCGGACCTGCCGCCCTTCTTCACCGATGACGACGATCTCGCGCACGATCTTACCGAGGCGAGCCTTGCGGTCGATGACCCCATGTGGCGCATGCCGCTCTATATGGGCTACGACAAGGATGTGTCCGCCCGCATCGCCGACCTTACCAATGCGCCCGCGGGCGGCATGGCGGGTTCGATCACCGCAGCTTTGTTCCTCAAGCGCTTCGTGACGCGCAACAGGCGCTGGGCACATTTCGACATCTATGCCTGGGCGCAGGCCGAGCGGCCGCATTCGCCGGTTGGCGGCGAGGCCCAGGCGATCCGCGCGCTTTACCATCATCTGCGCCATGCGACGGCGTAA